Genomic DNA from Cololabis saira isolate AMF1-May2022 chromosome 20, fColSai1.1, whole genome shotgun sequence:
agcaatccataccggactccttcaatctcccgcagctgacggcgcacgtcattaaaggcagcgcgcgcccgcgctgtcttggcggtgtggtccgggaacacggagatgGTCATATCCCGGACTTTGAtccgctgccgctctctcgcctttctcaggatgtcagcgcagtcggtgtaataatggagcctggccactattgcgcggggccgctccccgggcttcggtctcggcatgagggtgcggtgggctctgtccaccaccggctccgcgtcgagggagaaggcttccgataagagcctggaaacaccggctgcagatgaagagtcaggatcctcctccgggacgccaataatccgtacgttctgccgacgagaccttgactccaaatcctcgcatctgtcctccagcctcacatattctttcgacaagtgatccacttttttctggagagcaacgatgtcgtctgagcagcttgagacGGACAGCTCCATCCCAGCGACCGTGGTCgcgagacccgcgacgtccgccttcatggaggaaatactgccagaaagatcggctttaagggaaagcagctcggacttaatggacgttaaattctCGTTAAGTGCCGCCTGAAGCTCTGACCTAAATATAGCTGCAACATCATTGCGAAGAGCGGAGAGGagttcggttttaagccggctgaactccgcagctggagcctgcgcagcgcaggtgctctccggaggaggggaatcaccgcggggcgaggagacagcatgagcagcaggccgcgggttagctggagggttattccccgctttgatggactttggaggcatttccgtggtaagtTGTCGAAGCAACCGCGTTGAAAATAATTTAGAtaaaaccaaagccgtgggagtgatgcaaaaagtgcctataaatgttgaattaaaattaactctgcaggagctccgctaatcacgtctcaccccatgtacagctaagccggaagccaattacgaattatttaatctaaccctggaatgtcatcagacatgtgatgtcattgatgatgtcaccagtctcaccgagtaaaatccatctcagtgaccagaacagcagtggaggtgattcctttctgctagcgTAAGtgtaacctggactctacacttcaaacaaacttcataaatttgacttcagcgcccaacgtggggctcgaacccacgaccctgagattaagagtctcatgctctaccgactgagctagccgggcttcagatgctagaaAATAAGAACGATAATCGAAAATTGTCCgtaatgtgaggttttatcagtctttcagagaaaccagttttccgtctggtctcctctggacaccacccagacagttcaaagacaacatgtgactaaacttgtgattttctagttttttgcaattgtagatgctcacaaattggctatttcggaggtgtccattttttaggagttggtgcagttgaaagccaactacctggtgatgatgtggagcgcatctcaagttcagcttgactacatcaaaatctgtgtagacctggcggttatcaggttgctatgctcctcaagctagcctatagctagctagtgcaaaatgtcccactatctatgtctctacatacatgtctagatggttttgtataagattaaggggggatagaaactaaatgattgaatgaattgaatcatgatcaataacctgctgcacagtttctgtagtgtagtggtttttCGGTTCGTGgcaaatgcaaaaggtctctggtctgagtctaacaggctggacctctggatcaggactgacgagtgaacagaacatccacagttttatcttagaagaacttcatcaattaatgcatttttagcaggccaacagcaactggtgtgtggaggagtcaatttcatcctattgaccttttTTCACTagtatcagtcatgtatgtccattgtaccaaatagctggtctctccatcggggaatcgaaccccaggcacagatactgcccactatactaacattttcataattacgaattatttaatctaaccctggaatgtcatcagacatgtgatgtcattgatgatgtcaccagtctcaccgagtaaaatccatctcagtgaccagaacagcagtggaggtgattccttcCTGCTAGCGTAAGTGTAACcgggactctacacttcaaacaaacttcataaatttgacttcagcgcccaacgtggggctcgaacccacgaccctgagattaagagtctcatgctctaccgactgagctagccgggcttcagatgctagaaAATAAGAACGATAATCGAAAATTGTCCGTAATGTGCGGTTTCATCAGTctttcagagaaaccagttttccgtctggtctcctctggacaccacccagacagttCAAAGAtaacatgtgactaaacttgtgattttctagtttttcgcaattgtagatgctcacaaattggttatttcggaggtgtccattttttaggagttggtgcagttggaagccaactacctggtgatgatgtgcagcgcatctcaagttcagcttgactacatcaaaacctgtgtagacctggcggttatcaggttgctatgctcctcaagctagcctatagctagctagtgcaaaatatcccactatctatgtctctacatacatgtctagatggttttgtataagattaagtgggaatagaaactaaatgattgaatgaattgattcatgatcaataacctgctgcacagtttctgtagtgtagtggttattcggttcgttgcaaatgcaaaaggtctctggtctgagtctaacaggctggacctctggatcaggactgacgaatgaaaagaacatccacagttttatctttgaagaacttcatcaattaaagcttttttagcaggccaacggcaactggtgtgtggaggagtcattttcatcctattgacctttgttcacttgtatcagtcatgtatgtccattgtaccaaatagctggtctctcccagatgatgtcacctactctcgtccacttggcattatgagacaattggagcgcatctcaagttcagctttactacatcaaaatctgtgtagacctggcggttatcaggttgctatgctcctcaagctagcccatagctagctagtgcaaaatatcccactatctatgtctctacatacatgtctagatggttttgtataagattaagggggaatagaaactaaatgattgaatgaattgattcatgatcaataacctgctgcacagtttctgtagtgtagtggttattcggttcGTTGCAAGtgcaaaaggtctctggtctgagtctaacaggcttgacctctggatcaggactgacgaatgaacagaacatccacagttttatctttgaagaacttcatcaattaaagcttttttagcaggccaacggcaactggtgtgtggaggagtcattttcatcctattgacctttgttcactagtatcagtcatgtatgtccattgtaccaaatagctggggcctcatgtactaagagtgcgtggatttcaacgtgaatccgtgcgtggaattaacaagaccgcaaaaattcatatgtacaaagctgtgcgtacgcccaaatccacgcagttttctctgtacatcacaatcagcgtggaattgagcgcacatgcgggagcgcAAAACTCCGCCCTGACGCATGATCATGAGTATAAAACAGCAAGTGCAAATCGGCCAAATAAACTTTAGAAATGGCAAAAGCAACCAAAAAGAGAAGATTCACAGAGTGTGAGCTGGAAACGCTTTTaacagaggtggaggccaggaagacCGTCCTTTTTGGCTCCCTGTCCTCTGGGATAaatacaaagaagaaaaaaggcgaGTGGGATCTTGTGGCTGTGTCCGTAAACGCTGTGGGGTCGGAGCACCGCAGCCCACAggaattaaaaaagaagtggtcgGACATAAAGATGGAGGTAAAGAGgagagcggctgcacaccggCGAAGTGCGGCCATGACGGGTGGTGGAGCAGGAACGGAGGCGCTCACCCCTTTTGAGGAGCGCGTGTGCGCAATCGTGGGTGAGACCGTCCTCACAGGATTCCTATCTGTCCCTGAGGGCGACTCCGTCTCATTTGAGCAGCTAAATGAAGGTAAATTAACTCCAAGTGTACCATAACCCACAGTGAAGTAAACTTATTTATGCTTGCATTGAAATAATAGACTCGAGTGACTGAAGTGATATTGTTACAATTTTATTCAGATGATGCCGAACCGGGAACCTCGGGGGTCACAGCCTCCTCCCTCCCATCTGAGGAACCCCGCGCCACCGCTGCCTCCGATCCTGAGGCCCGTCCGACCGGCCTCATGCTGACGCAGGCGGTCCTGGATATTCACGAAAGGATCAGTCGGGGAATTGACCAACTAAATGCAACCATGTCACGCATTGCTGACTCACTGGAGCAGATCACtactaaaataatacaataataaaacgTTAAAAAATGAACCTTGACTGAGTTTCCCATCTATAGTGTGTCAATGACACGTTGTCGGGCCCGAATGGCAGCTGCATGAGGTTGCACAAGGGGGGGTGCTGGCTCTGGCTCGTTTGCCGGCTCCTCCACCTCTGCCAGTGGGACGCCATGGCGGTGCGCCAGATTGTGCAAGGTGGCACAAGCAATAATGATGCGGCCCACCTTGTCGGGGCGGTACAGCAGCATCCCCCCGCTCCTGTCCAGGCAGCGCCACCGACATTTCAGCTGCCCGATCGCTCGCTCTACAACAGCTCTAGTGATGGTATGAGCGTGGTTGTAAGCGAGTTCTCGGGCAGTCTGGGGGTTGGTGAGGGGGGTCATCAACCACCCCTTCAGTGGATAGCCGCTGTCACCTGATGGGTTGTCAATAGACACATTAATGAATAGAATAGACTtcattgatctcccagaggagaaattcagtcctgcagcagccgaaacgcacacacacgctcaacggtctatacaactaaattaaaaaatggaaataaccaataaataataaCTGAAGAACTGTGAAGTGGCTTTATTTTCGACATTGTAAGCGATCACTTACCAAGGAGCCATCCATCCCGCACCCTGCCAGCTTGGAGCCTCATCCCCATCAGGCTGTTGGCGAGGATGAAGGAGTCGTGGGTGGAGCCAGGCCACCTTGCCACAACATTTGTGAAGCGCATCTGTGCGTCACATATGTTGATGGaatgaaagtttttgcgatTGACATACGCAAATTCATCCACCGATGGCGCCTTTATtgcaatgtgtgtgcagtcaATCACACCGATTACATTAGGGAAACTGGCAATTGCTGCAAATTGCGTTTTAATATTTGCAAGGTCAGCTGCACCATACGGGAATCTGATGTACCTGCCGAACTTGCGGATGATCCCGTCCCATACAGCTGGCATTGCACGGCTCAGTGCGGACTGGCTTATTCCTGACCGGTCTGCCAACTCGCGCTGGTAGGACCCGGTAGCCAGGAAACCAAGTGTGGTCAGCACTTGCAGGGGGACAGGTAGTGCGTGGCTCCTCCTTGTGCTCCTCTCCAAACTGGGACCCAACTCAGCACAGAGTTCCAAGAGGATTGCTCTTGGAAATCTGAAACGGCTGACCAGCCAGTCATCATCGTGGGCCAGTAAATCAGTGTGGTCCCTGAAGATGCGCTCCCTCCTGATTCTCCCATTATTGCAGTCGTCTACCACGAGCAGTACTGCCATTGTGATTTGCACAGGTTACGTTGTCCTGCGCCGACCTTTATATGTTCAGACCATGTGGTTAATTGTGTA
This window encodes:
- the LOC133420237 gene encoding putative nuclease HARBI1; this translates as MGMRLQAGRVRDGWLLGDSGYPLKGWLMTPLTNPQTARELAYNHAHTITRAVVERAIGQLKCRWRCLDRSGGMLLYRPDKVGRIIIACATLHNLAHRHGVPLAEVEEPANEPEPAPPLVQPHAAAIRARQRVIDTL